A stretch of Halomonas elongata DSM 2581 DNA encodes these proteins:
- a CDS encoding ABC transporter permease — protein sequence MTTEPLTHDGDRHAPGDDLAPGAAPAAGESLTRDAWRRLKQNRAAMVSLVMLSVITVICVFGPYVLPWGLADVDWNAFNAPPSIENGHLLGTDANGRDLLTRTLYGGRVSLSVALVASLVSLVIGVLYGAISGYLGGRVDNIMMRFVDIMYSLPFMFLVILLMVVFGRNILLIYAAIGAVEWLDMARIVRGQTLALKQREFVEAAHALGVRDSRIVTRHLIPNAIGPVIVYVTLTVPKVILLESFLSFLGLGVQEPLTSWGVLISEGTDMMQSSPWMLLVPSVFLAMTLFCLNFLGDGLRDALDPKTR from the coding sequence ATGACCACTGAACCCCTTACCCACGACGGTGACCGTCATGCCCCGGGCGATGATCTCGCTCCGGGTGCGGCGCCGGCAGCCGGCGAGAGCCTGACGCGCGACGCCTGGCGTCGCCTCAAGCAGAACCGCGCGGCCATGGTCAGCCTGGTGATGCTGAGCGTCATCACGGTGATATGTGTCTTCGGCCCCTATGTATTGCCCTGGGGCCTGGCCGATGTCGACTGGAACGCCTTCAATGCCCCGCCCAGCATCGAGAACGGCCACCTGCTGGGCACCGACGCCAATGGCCGCGACCTGCTCACCCGCACGCTGTACGGCGGCCGGGTATCGCTGTCGGTTGCCCTGGTGGCGAGCCTCGTCAGCCTGGTGATCGGCGTGCTCTACGGCGCCATCTCCGGTTATCTCGGCGGGCGGGTGGACAACATCATGATGCGCTTCGTCGACATCATGTACTCGCTGCCCTTCATGTTCCTGGTGATCCTGCTGATGGTGGTGTTCGGCCGCAACATCCTGCTGATCTACGCTGCCATCGGCGCCGTGGAGTGGCTGGACATGGCGCGCATCGTGCGCGGCCAGACCCTGGCACTCAAGCAACGCGAATTCGTCGAGGCGGCCCACGCCCTGGGCGTGCGCGACTCCAGAATCGTCACCCGCCACCTGATTCCCAATGCCATCGGCCCGGTGATCGTCTACGTCACCCTGACCGTACCCAAGGTCATCCTGCTCGAGAGTTTCCTGTCGTTCCTCGGCCTCGGCGTGCAGGAACCGCTGACCAGCTGGGGCGTGCTGATCTCCGAAGGCACCGACATGATGCAGAGTTCTCCCTGGATGCTGCTGGTGCCCTCGGTATTCCTGGCGATGACGCTGTTCTGCCTCAACTTCCTGGGCGATGGATTGCGCGACGCCCTGGACCCCAAGACCCGCTAG
- the oppB gene encoding oligopeptide ABC transporter permease OppB, whose translation MLSYTLKRLLQAIPTMLIVITISFFLMRIAPGGPFDGERALPPEIEANLMAAYHLDEPLPMQYLRYMGNLLQGDFGPSFKYKDFSVTELIMQGFPVSLEIGGLAILLALLLGLPLGVIAALKRNSTIDYLVMGTALAGIAIPNFVIAPILALVFGVLLAWLPAGGWNGGALPNLVLPVIALSIQQIAYIARMMRASMIEVLGSHYIRTARAKGLAESQVIWRHALRPALLPVTSYLGPAVAGIITGSVVIEQIFGIPGIGRYFVQGALNRDYTLVMGTVVFYGALIVLMNLLVDLIYSALDPQIRHDD comes from the coding sequence ATGCTGAGCTATACGCTGAAACGGCTGCTGCAGGCCATTCCCACGATGCTGATCGTGATCACCATCTCGTTCTTCCTGATGCGCATCGCCCCCGGCGGGCCCTTCGACGGCGAGCGCGCTCTGCCGCCGGAGATCGAGGCCAACCTGATGGCCGCCTATCATCTGGACGAGCCCCTGCCGATGCAGTACCTGCGCTACATGGGCAATCTGCTGCAGGGCGACTTCGGTCCCTCCTTCAAGTACAAGGACTTTTCGGTCACCGAGCTGATCATGCAGGGCTTCCCGGTCAGCCTGGAGATCGGCGGGCTGGCGATCCTGCTGGCCCTGCTGCTCGGCCTGCCGCTGGGCGTGATCGCCGCACTGAAGCGCAACTCGACCATCGACTACCTGGTGATGGGTACGGCGCTGGCCGGCATCGCGATTCCCAACTTCGTCATCGCGCCGATCCTGGCGCTGGTGTTTGGCGTGCTGCTGGCCTGGCTGCCGGCCGGCGGCTGGAACGGCGGTGCCCTGCCCAACCTGGTGCTGCCGGTCATCGCCCTGTCGATCCAGCAGATCGCCTACATCGCACGGATGATGCGCGCCAGCATGATCGAGGTGCTGGGCAGCCACTACATCCGCACCGCCCGAGCCAAGGGGCTGGCCGAGTCCCAGGTCATCTGGCGTCACGCGCTGCGCCCGGCGTTGCTGCCGGTGACCTCCTACCTCGGGCCGGCCGTCGCCGGGATCATCACCGGCTCGGTGGTGATCGAGCAGATCTTCGGCATCCCCGGCATCGGTCGCTACTTCGTGCAGGGCGCGCTCAACCGTGATTACACCCTGGTGATGGGCACGGTGGTGTTCTACGGCGCGCTGATCGTGCTGATGAATCTGCTCGTCGACCTGATCTATTCCGCGCTGGATCCGCAGATCCGCCATGACGACTGA
- a CDS encoding ABC transporter ATP-binding protein, translating into MSDTLLEIDNLSVDFQLPDGTVPAVKDVSFDIRAGETVALVGESGSGKSVSSTAAMRLLPELAQARGAIRFRGEDLLAATPRRMRRIRGNAISMIFQEPMTSLNPLHRIGAQIIEVLTRHNKAKGRAARTRAIELLEQVGIPEPERRIGSYPHELSGGQRQRVMIAMALACEPELLIADEPTTALDVTVQAQILQLLKSLQARYGMAILFITHDLGIVRHFADRVCVMRRGEMVERGDTAEVFTNPRHDYTRMLIDAEPRGGKSPVEASAPVLLEARNLRVRFALKKRLFRPSSYFEAVRGIDLTIQRGQTVGVVGESGSGKSTLGRALLRLLKSSGDIRFDDSDLTALDGAGMRPLRSRLQVVFQDPFGSLSPRLTVGEVISEGLRVHHPELDRRQRERRVIEALEEVALDPAMRNRYPHEFSGGQRQRIAIARALVLKPEFLLLDEPTSALDRSVQVTVIELLRNLQAKYGLTYLFISHDLAVVRALADTVMVMKSGQVVEQGPTEAIFANPREAYTRELMRAAFVDDAA; encoded by the coding sequence ATGAGCGACACCCTGCTCGAGATCGACAACCTGAGCGTCGACTTCCAGCTTCCCGATGGCACCGTCCCGGCGGTCAAGGACGTGAGCTTCGACATCCGTGCCGGTGAGACGGTGGCGCTGGTCGGCGAATCCGGCTCCGGCAAGTCGGTCTCCTCCACCGCCGCCATGCGCCTGCTGCCCGAGCTGGCCCAGGCCCGCGGCGCGATCCGCTTCCGCGGCGAGGATCTGCTTGCCGCCACGCCGCGCCGCATGCGACGCATCCGCGGCAATGCCATCTCGATGATCTTCCAGGAGCCGATGACCTCGCTCAATCCGCTGCACCGGATCGGCGCCCAGATCATCGAGGTCCTGACCCGGCACAACAAGGCCAAGGGCCGGGCGGCCCGCACCCGGGCCATCGAGCTGCTGGAACAGGTCGGCATTCCCGAGCCCGAGCGACGCATCGGCAGCTATCCCCACGAACTCTCCGGCGGCCAGCGCCAGCGGGTGATGATCGCCATGGCACTGGCCTGCGAGCCGGAACTGCTGATCGCCGACGAGCCCACCACGGCCCTGGATGTCACGGTCCAGGCGCAGATCCTGCAACTGCTCAAGTCGCTGCAGGCGCGTTATGGCATGGCGATCCTGTTCATCACCCATGACCTGGGTATCGTGCGCCACTTCGCCGACCGGGTCTGCGTGATGCGGCGCGGCGAGATGGTCGAACGCGGCGACACCGCCGAGGTCTTCACCAATCCCCGCCACGACTACACGCGCATGCTGATCGACGCCGAGCCGCGCGGCGGCAAGTCGCCGGTCGAGGCCAGCGCGCCGGTCCTGCTGGAAGCGCGAAACCTGCGCGTCCGCTTCGCTCTCAAGAAGCGCCTGTTCCGGCCCAGCTCGTACTTCGAGGCGGTACGCGGCATCGACCTGACCATCCAGCGTGGCCAGACCGTCGGCGTGGTCGGCGAATCCGGCTCCGGCAAGTCGACGCTCGGCCGCGCCCTGCTGCGCCTGCTCAAGAGCAGCGGCGACATCCGCTTCGACGACAGCGACCTCACCGCCCTGGATGGCGCCGGCATGCGCCCGCTGCGTTCGCGCCTGCAGGTCGTCTTCCAGGATCCCTTCGGCTCGCTCTCGCCACGCCTGACCGTCGGTGAGGTCATCAGCGAAGGGCTACGCGTCCATCACCCGGAACTCGACCGGCGCCAGCGCGAACGCCGGGTCATCGAGGCCCTGGAGGAAGTGGCGCTCGACCCGGCCATGCGCAACCGCTATCCCCACGAGTTTTCCGGCGGCCAGCGTCAGCGCATCGCCATCGCTCGCGCCCTGGTGCTCAAACCGGAGTTCCTGCTGCTCGACGAACCGACCTCGGCACTCGACCGTTCCGTGCAGGTCACGGTGATCGAACTGCTGCGTAATCTCCAGGCGAAATACGGCCTGACCTACCTGTTCATCAGCCACGACCTCGCGGTGGTACGCGCCCTGGCCGATACCGTGATGGTGATGAAATCTGGCCAGGTCGTCGAACAGGGACCGACCGAGGCGATCTTCGCCAACCCGCGCGAAGCCTATACCCGGGAACTGATGCGGGCGGCCTTCGTCGACGACGCCGCCTGA
- a CDS encoding peptide ABC transporter substrate-binding protein has product MLSHRFTRAALLATLVAGAAQSAPAAVLQVGNGAEPGTLDPQKTNGVWETRITRELFERLVTYAADGSLVPGLAESWTISDDGTTYTFHLRQAEWSDGTPITADDAVFALRRLLKPAIASHNANLYYPIKNARAVNTGQAEPSELGVSAADEHTLVIQLDEPTAYFLQALAMTEAAPLPRHLVEKAGDEWTRPGTMVSSGAFTLREWRPQARIDLDRNPHFHDADTVSLDGVTFYPIDDTGSALNRFRAGDLDISYSGVPASRFDWVKDNLGESLRVGPLVAEYFYMFNLRDGQPLADERVREALSLAVRREVITDRILGMGQRASYWYVPRAAEGGTRGSLDVAEQPMEQRLARAKRLMQEAGYGPDNPLHVTLRYNTLEDHKKIAVAVAAMWKPLGVEVELINAEAAVHYATVNEGDFEIARYGMVATINDPYDFLNAYAKGGSAQRSTGYRNDAYDALVERSTRELNTERRAELMTRAEQMLLDDHALLPLYDYVSAHLVSPEVKGWQTTAIDVHPLRYIQLED; this is encoded by the coding sequence ATGTTGTCTCACCGTTTCACGCGTGCGGCGCTGCTGGCCACCCTGGTGGCCGGCGCGGCGCAGAGCGCCCCTGCCGCCGTCCTGCAGGTCGGCAATGGCGCCGAACCCGGTACGCTCGATCCCCAGAAGACCAATGGCGTCTGGGAGACCCGCATCACCCGTGAGCTGTTCGAGCGCCTGGTCACCTATGCCGCCGATGGCAGCCTGGTCCCCGGCCTCGCCGAGTCCTGGACCATCAGCGACGACGGCACCACCTACACCTTCCATTTGCGCCAGGCCGAGTGGTCCGATGGCACGCCAATCACCGCCGACGACGCCGTCTTCGCCCTGCGGCGCCTGCTGAAACCGGCCATCGCCAGCCACAACGCCAATCTCTATTACCCGATAAAAAACGCCCGGGCAGTCAATACCGGCCAGGCCGAGCCGAGCGAGCTCGGCGTTTCGGCAGCGGACGAACACACCCTGGTCATCCAGCTCGACGAGCCCACCGCCTACTTCCTGCAGGCGCTGGCCATGACCGAGGCCGCTCCGCTGCCCCGCCATCTCGTCGAAAAAGCCGGAGATGAATGGACCCGCCCCGGCACCATGGTGTCGAGCGGCGCCTTCACCCTGCGGGAATGGCGCCCCCAGGCACGCATCGACCTCGACCGGAACCCGCACTTCCACGACGCCGACACAGTCTCCCTGGACGGCGTGACCTTCTATCCCATCGACGACACCGGTTCCGCCCTCAACCGCTTCCGCGCCGGAGACCTGGACATCTCCTACTCCGGCGTGCCCGCCTCGCGTTTCGACTGGGTGAAGGACAATCTCGGCGAGTCCCTCCGCGTGGGGCCGCTGGTCGCCGAATACTTCTACATGTTCAACCTGCGTGACGGCCAGCCACTGGCCGACGAACGCGTGCGCGAGGCCCTCAGCCTCGCCGTGCGTCGCGAGGTGATCACCGACCGCATTCTCGGCATGGGACAGCGCGCCTCGTACTGGTATGTGCCGCGCGCTGCCGAGGGCGGCACCCGAGGCTCGCTGGATGTCGCCGAGCAGCCGATGGAGCAACGACTGGCGCGGGCCAAGCGCCTGATGCAAGAGGCCGGCTACGGCCCCGACAACCCGCTGCACGTGACGTTGCGCTACAACACCCTCGAGGACCACAAGAAGATCGCCGTGGCCGTGGCCGCCATGTGGAAGCCGCTGGGCGTCGAGGTGGAACTGATCAACGCCGAGGCGGCCGTGCACTACGCGACGGTCAACGAGGGCGACTTCGAGATCGCCCGCTACGGCATGGTCGCCACCATCAACGACCCTTACGACTTTCTCAACGCCTATGCCAAGGGCGGCTCCGCACAGCGCAGCACCGGCTACCGCAACGACGCCTACGACGCCCTGGTCGAGCGCAGCACCCGGGAGCTGAACACCGAGCGCCGCGCCGAACTGATGACCCGGGCCGAGCAGATGCTGCTCGACGACCACGCCCTGCTGCCGCTCTACGACTATGTCAGCGCCCACTTGGTCTCACCCGAGGTCAAGGGCTGGCAGACCACCGCCATCGACGTTCACCCACTGCGCTACATCCAGCTCGAGGACTAG
- a CDS encoding porin, translating to MFHHYKLTGLAVAIGAALSTQQALAVTAYETDQDKLTISGRIAAGSSFIDNVDDDHDPTNAGSRIRLIHEHEFEHGWSSVARAEWGFDPFFEHGNDGHYKRMLYAGVRHDDYGTLLIGKQYSLWYDMVAYWTDWFWYNGATAQGSFNGAFGDGGFEGNGRPDNAVSYKNTWGDWSLGLLYQTSRDDVPTGAGYTGNLTGFERDYTAQGAAVWQPTEDLSLGATYTHSAIDGKTAGGGKRSKNVDAGLLAARWTPGNWYFALTGGRYDNLVRDGNFSGVNTTDGIVDEARGVEGVALYNLKGQVPGKVQLYTGFNRLEDRASEARSAFYLAGAAWLTFDENLIIALERKFDDSVDADGASDIGNDETNLLVRYNF from the coding sequence ATGTTCCATCATTACAAGCTGACCGGGCTGGCCGTCGCCATCGGCGCCGCCCTCTCGACCCAACAGGCCCTGGCCGTCACGGCCTACGAAACCGACCAGGACAAGCTCACCATCAGCGGGCGCATCGCCGCCGGCAGCAGCTTCATCGACAACGTCGATGATGACCACGACCCGACCAATGCCGGCTCGCGCATTCGCCTGATCCACGAGCATGAATTCGAGCACGGCTGGTCATCCGTGGCACGCGCCGAATGGGGCTTCGACCCCTTCTTCGAGCACGGCAACGACGGTCATTACAAGCGCATGCTCTACGCCGGCGTCCGCCATGACGACTACGGTACCCTGCTGATCGGCAAGCAGTATTCGCTGTGGTACGACATGGTCGCCTACTGGACGGACTGGTTCTGGTACAACGGTGCCACCGCCCAGGGCAGCTTCAACGGCGCCTTCGGCGACGGCGGCTTCGAAGGCAATGGCCGCCCCGACAATGCGGTTTCCTACAAGAACACCTGGGGCGACTGGAGCCTCGGGCTGCTCTACCAGACCTCCCGCGACGACGTGCCGACCGGTGCCGGCTATACCGGCAACCTGACCGGATTCGAGCGCGACTATACCGCCCAGGGGGCCGCCGTCTGGCAGCCAACCGAGGATCTGTCGCTGGGCGCGACCTACACCCACAGCGCCATCGACGGCAAGACCGCCGGCGGCGGCAAGCGCTCGAAGAACGTCGATGCCGGCCTGCTCGCCGCACGCTGGACGCCGGGCAACTGGTACTTCGCACTGACCGGCGGCCGCTACGACAACCTGGTACGCGACGGCAATTTCAGTGGCGTCAACACGACCGACGGCATCGTCGACGAGGCCCGGGGCGTCGAAGGGGTGGCGCTGTACAACCTCAAGGGTCAGGTGCCCGGCAAGGTACAGCTCTACACCGGCTTCAACCGCCTGGAGGACAGAGCCTCCGAGGCGCGCAGCGCTTTCTACCTGGCCGGCGCGGCCTGGCTGACCTTCGACGAGAACCTGATCATCGCCCTGGAGCGCAAGTTCGACGACTCCGTCGATGCCGACGGCGCAAGCGACATCGGCAACGACGAGACGAACCTGCTGGTGCGCTACAACTTCTGA